The following coding sequences lie in one Asterias amurensis chromosome 18, ASM3211899v1 genomic window:
- the LOC139950716 gene encoding uncharacterized protein, translating to MKITISTVPLLLGILQVPFMVAKTAVSPDPEMTCNSCCQGPAGIPGIPGSNGNHGQGLVGSPGEVGQPGAKGDKGSDGLVGEPGAKGDTGLKGDQGVGQPGKQGPLGLPGMNGLNGERGEPGPAGQTGEAGEPGGNGDIGSDGLVGAPCAKGDHGLKGEQGVGQQGRKGPRGLPGMNGLKGERGEPGPAGQTGEAGECSTRRSAFIAVRSKGFIPPSPYDPLPFEKLLFSEEGTDFNLTTGTFTCNVPGVYVLMFSVRTPGHLYVRLKKNRGDTIVTGGVYDAGTHQVSSSAVIPLLYGDQVHLAVAGRVYSFSYHHSSFTGFLLYEI from the coding sequence ATGAAGATTACCATATCAACAGTGCCCCTTCTTCTTGGTATTTTGCAAGTTCCGTTCATGGTGGCTAAAACAGCAGTTTCACCTGATCCGGAGATGACGTGTAACTCCTGCTgccagggcccagccggtataccggGAATTCCCGGGTCAAATGGGAACCATGGACAAGGGCTTGTAGGGTCccctggtgaggtaggtcaaccTGGGGCTAAAGGAGAcaaggggtcagatggactagttggtgagccaggcgctaaaggggatacTGGACTTAAGGGAGAtcaaggagtcggtcaaccagggaaacaaggacctctaggtctgcctgggatgaatggtctgaatggggagagaggtgaacctggaccagctggacagaccggcgaagcaggtgagcccgggggaaatggagacatcgggtcagatggactggttggtgcgccatgcgctaaaggggatcatggactgaagggagagcaaggagtcggcCAACAGGGCAGAAAAGGACCTCGaggtctgcctgggatgaatggtctgaagggagagagaggtgaacctggaccagctggacagactggtGAAGCAGGTGAATGTAGTACGCGACGGTCCGCCTTCATTGCAGTGAGGAGTAAAGGTTTCATCCCTCCATCCCCCTATGATCCTCTGCCCTTTGAAAagttattgttttcagaggaagggactgatttcaacttgactaccggcacgtttacgtgtaatgtgcctggggtatacgtattgatgttctcagtcCGGACACCTGGGCACCTATATGTCCGGCTGAAGAAGAACCGCGGTGACACCATTGTTACAGGGGGTGTATACGATGCAGGTACTCATCAAGTGAGCAGCAGTGCGGTGATTCCCCTGCTCtatggagatcaagttcacttagctgtagCCGGTAGAGTATATAGTTTCTCTTACCATCACTCGTCTTTTACTGGATTCCTGCTGTACGAAATCTaa